In a single window of the Thermodesulfobacteriota bacterium genome:
- a CDS encoding SagB/ThcOx family dehydrogenase produces MPDLAKSLGVRFLAATNLSRRGSGERLAIAPVPAVKTCPGSRRLALPAPQPPPADLWQILAHRRSRRRYGTRPVTLSELAILLWASQGLTDPSRRPELRAAPSAGALHPIETYCLCHRVEDVAPAIAHLDVAAFALEILAEGPVREPLLSALLGQTMAMGAAVTVVWSARLRRTMAKYGDRGLRYIWLDAGHLAQNLLLAAEALGLAACPVGAFCDDELNQLLGLDGQEETVLYLVTVGPPA; encoded by the coding sequence ATGCCGGATCTGGCGAAAAGTCTGGGCGTCCGCTTCCTCGCAGCCACCAACCTGAGCCGCCGGGGGTCGGGGGAGAGGCTGGCCATCGCGCCGGTGCCGGCAGTGAAGACCTGCCCCGGCAGCCGCCGCCTGGCTCTGCCGGCGCCGCAGCCGCCGCCGGCCGATCTCTGGCAGATCCTGGCCCACCGCCGCTCCCGGCGGCGCTACGGTACGCGGCCCGTGACCCTGAGCGAGCTGGCGATCCTGCTGTGGGCCAGCCAGGGGCTTACCGATCCCTCCCGCCGGCCGGAGCTGCGGGCAGCGCCCTCCGCCGGGGCGCTCCATCCCATCGAGACCTACTGCCTGTGCCACCGGGTGGAGGATGTGGCGCCCGCCATCGCCCATCTGGATGTGGCGGCCTTTGCCCTGGAGATCCTGGCTGAGGGTCCGGTACGGGAGCCGCTCCTGTCCGCTCTTCTCGGGCAGACCATGGCCATGGGCGCCGCGGTCACCGTGGTCTGGTCGGCCCGCCTGCGCCGGACCATGGCCAAGTACGGGGATCGGGGCCTGCGCTACATCTGGCTGGATGCCGGCCACCTGGCGCAAAACCTGCTCCTGGCCGCCGAGGCCCTGGGGCTTGCCGCCTGCCCGGTGGGCGCCTTCTGCGACGACGAGCTCAACCAGCTCCTGGGCCTCGATGGCCAGGAGGAGACGGTGCTCTATCTGGTCACCGTCGGCCCGCCGGCCTGA
- a CDS encoding carboxymuconolactone decarboxylase family protein: MDQDPAPPENFRQFQARFADMFAAYEEGARLARASGPLDEVTSHLVQLAAAIAIRSQGAVHSHTRRALAAGASPEAIFQVVNLLISTVGFPNAAAGFSWINDVVGRNQR, from the coding sequence ATGGACCAGGACCCCGCGCCCCCCGAGAACTTCCGCCAGTTCCAGGCCCGATTCGCCGACATGTTCGCGGCCTACGAGGAGGGAGCCCGGCTGGCCCGTGCCAGCGGCCCTCTGGACGAGGTGACCAGCCATCTCGTGCAGCTGGCGGCAGCCATTGCCATCCGCAGCCAGGGGGCGGTCCATTCCCACACCCGCCGGGCCCTGGCCGCCGGCGCCAGTCCGGAGGCTATCTTCCAGGTGGTGAACCTGCTGATCAGCACGGTGGGCTTTCCCAACGCCGCGGCCGGCTTTTCCTGGATCAACGACGTCGTCGGCCGCAATCAGCGCTGA
- a CDS encoding 3-deoxy-7-phosphoheptulonate synthase, which translates to MIIILKPHIDPDSPEANQVFDFLRHFPQVRTQRSVIHGASRSVTEIYVIGSTHDVPTEPLERMVGVERVVRISSKYRQIGRHGVDLRDLGFEYNGVSFSQDNLHIFMGLCAVDNPANVEAVFRSLKEHGIATARMGAYKPRTSPYDFQGHGRECLPYVFELAGKYGIKVLALEVLRAVHIEEIKEALEAAGRPTGIMLQVGTRNAQNFELLKAVGSQAEFPVLYKRGMGLTIEDSLNACEYIASSGNRQIIFCLRGVKTQLGEPHRNLVDFAHVPVVKRLTRLPVAVDPTHSVGIKEIAPDCLPDIFHAAAQGVIAGANMILVECHPEPKRALCDGPQALTMNEIGHFVADVAICRKAYEERAALARQEISR; encoded by the coding sequence ATGATCATCATCTTGAAGCCCCACATCGATCCCGACAGCCCGGAGGCCAACCAGGTCTTCGACTTTCTGCGCCATTTCCCCCAGGTCCGGACCCAGCGCTCGGTCATCCATGGGGCCAGCCGCTCGGTGACCGAGATCTATGTCATCGGCTCCACCCACGACGTGCCCACCGAGCCCCTGGAGCGCATGGTGGGGGTGGAGCGCGTGGTGCGCATCTCCAGCAAATACCGCCAGATTGGCCGCCACGGCGTTGACCTGCGGGATCTCGGCTTCGAGTACAACGGCGTCTCGTTCAGCCAGGACAACCTGCACATCTTCATGGGCCTGTGTGCCGTGGACAACCCGGCCAACGTCGAGGCGGTATTCCGCTCCCTCAAGGAGCATGGGATCGCCACCGCCCGCATGGGTGCCTACAAGCCCCGCACCAGCCCCTACGACTTCCAGGGCCACGGCCGGGAGTGCCTGCCCTATGTCTTCGAGCTGGCCGGGAAATACGGCATCAAGGTGCTGGCCCTGGAGGTGCTGCGGGCGGTGCACATCGAGGAGATCAAAGAGGCACTGGAGGCGGCCGGCCGGCCCACCGGCATCATGCTCCAGGTGGGCACCCGGAACGCCCAGAACTTCGAGCTCCTGAAAGCGGTGGGCTCACAGGCGGAATTCCCGGTCCTCTACAAGCGGGGTATGGGACTCACCATCGAGGACTCCCTGAATGCCTGCGAGTACATCGCCAGCTCCGGCAACCGGCAGATCATCTTCTGCCTGCGGGGTGTCAAGACCCAGCTCGGCGAGCCCCACCGCAACCTGGTGGACTTTGCCCACGTGCCGGTGGTCAAAAGGCTGACCCGCCTGCCGGTGGCGGTGGATCCCACCCACTCGGTAGGTATCAAAGAGATCGCGCCGGATTGCCTGCCGGACATCTTCCACGCTGCAGCGCAAGGGGTGATCGCCGGTGCCAACATGATCCTGGTGGAATGCCACCCCGAGCCCAAACGGGCCTTGTGCGACGGCCCCCAGGCCCTGACCATGAACGAGATCGGTCACTTCGTGGCTGATGTGGCCATCTGCCGCAAGGCTTATGAAGAGCGGGCGGCCCTGGCCAGGCAGGAGATCAGCCGCTAG
- a CDS encoding MBL fold metallo-hydrolase, protein MQILFLGVGEACDEREGNTALLVRSSPQSPAGLALLDCGFTAAHRFFAFCADRDALELVWLSHFHGDHFFGLPLLLLRLWEEGRRRPLVVCGPPGVERVVPQAFELAYPGLLPRLGFPLQLTPIPDGGAMCLAGFTLATAASEHSAMNLALRLDDGHQAIYYSGDGRPNAACLALARGCQLIVHEAFALQDPPAGHGSVTGALDFARQAGARICALVHLARHSRRQRHALTALTTSTGDLAVLLPATNDLLTLPGGFLRSAEPCC, encoded by the coding sequence GTGCAGATCCTTTTCCTTGGAGTCGGTGAGGCCTGTGACGAACGGGAGGGGAACACCGCCCTCCTGGTGCGGAGCAGCCCCCAAAGCCCGGCCGGCTTGGCCCTCCTGGACTGCGGCTTCACCGCTGCCCACCGCTTCTTCGCCTTCTGTGCCGACCGGGATGCCCTGGAGCTGGTCTGGCTGTCCCACTTCCACGGCGACCACTTCTTCGGCCTGCCCCTTCTCCTGCTCCGGCTGTGGGAGGAGGGCCGGCGCCGGCCGCTCGTTGTCTGCGGCCCCCCCGGCGTGGAGCGGGTTGTCCCCCAGGCCTTCGAGCTCGCCTACCCGGGCCTCTTGCCCCGGCTGGGCTTCCCCCTGCAGCTGACCCCGATTCCGGACGGCGGTGCCATGTGCCTGGCCGGCTTTACGCTGGCGACCGCTGCCAGCGAGCATTCCGCCATGAACCTGGCCCTGCGCCTGGACGACGGCCACCAGGCCATCTACTACAGCGGCGACGGCCGCCCCAATGCGGCCTGTCTCGCCCTGGCCCGGGGCTGCCAGCTGATCGTCCACGAGGCCTTTGCCCTCCAGGATCCCCCGGCCGGCCACGGCAGCGTCACCGGCGCCCTGGATTTTGCCCGCCAGGCCGGGGCCAGGATCTGCGCCCTGGTCCACCTCGCCCGGCACAGCCGCCGCCAGCGCCATGCCCTGACCGCCTTGACCACCTCGACCGGCGATCTTGCGGTTCTGCTGCCGGCCACGAACGACCTCCTCACCCTGCCCGGTGGCTTCCTGCGCTCGGCCGAGCCCTGCTGCTGA
- the thiF gene encoding sulfur carrier protein ThiS adenylyltransferase ThiF translates to MLLVNERSLPFAPGLTPAALAARLKPAADLFIVNGFPASPDQTLADGDEVALIRRGEIPDAGEMRHLLHARHTPGVHARIEAATVGIMGLGGLGSMVAVALARIGVGTLILADFDVVEPSNLNRQQYFIDQIGEKKTSALAATLRRVSPCIRVATRDVLLSEENIPEVFAGVQVLAECFDSAPMKAAALRAVRLAMPGVAYVGASGLAGFGDNNTIRTRRLAPRIYLVGDEISAAQPGRGLMAPRVGIAAHQQANQILRLLLGVEDEEEIRS, encoded by the coding sequence GTGCTGCTGGTCAACGAGCGATCCCTTCCCTTCGCGCCGGGGCTGACTCCGGCGGCCCTGGCCGCCCGGCTGAAGCCGGCGGCGGATCTCTTCATCGTCAACGGTTTTCCGGCCAGCCCGGACCAGACTCTGGCGGATGGCGACGAGGTCGCCCTCATCCGCCGGGGTGAGATCCCGGACGCCGGCGAGATGCGCCACCTGCTTCATGCCCGCCACACCCCCGGGGTGCATGCCCGGATCGAGGCGGCGACGGTGGGGATCATGGGCCTTGGGGGCTTAGGCTCTATGGTGGCGGTGGCCCTGGCGCGGATCGGCGTCGGCACCCTGATCCTGGCGGACTTCGACGTGGTGGAGCCCAGCAACCTCAACCGCCAGCAGTACTTCATCGACCAGATCGGCGAAAAGAAGACCAGTGCCCTGGCCGCCACCCTGCGCCGGGTGAGTCCGTGCATCCGGGTCGCGACCCGGGATGTGCTCCTCAGCGAAGAGAACATCCCGGAGGTCTTTGCCGGCGTCCAGGTGCTGGCCGAGTGCTTCGACAGCGCCCCGATGAAGGCCGCAGCCCTCCGGGCGGTCCGGCTCGCCATGCCCGGGGTGGCCTACGTGGGCGCCTCGGGGCTTGCCGGCTTCGGCGACAACAACACCATCCGCACCCGGCGCCTGGCGCCCCGCATCTATCTGGTGGGCGACGAGATCTCGGCGGCGCAGCCCGGCCGGGGGCTCATGGCCCCGCGGGTGGGCATCGCCGCCCACCAGCAGGCCAACCAGATCCTGCGCCTGCTCTTGGGAGTCGAGGACGAGGAGGAGATCAGGTCATGA
- the thiS gene encoding sulfur carrier protein ThiS, translating into MTVTVNGKATAVAAGSTVADLIRDLALNPHTLVVELDGRVLKKDDYSQTVLADGGVLELVRFVGGG; encoded by the coding sequence ATGACCGTGACGGTCAACGGCAAGGCCACAGCGGTTGCCGCCGGCAGCACGGTGGCCGACCTCATCCGCGATCTTGCGCTCAACCCCCATACCCTGGTGGTGGAGCTCGACGGTCGCGTCCTCAAGAAGGATGACTACAGCCAGACGGTGCTGGCAGACGGCGGGGTGCTGGAGCTGGTCCGCTTCGTGGGGGGGGGCTGA